A segment of the Panicum hallii strain FIL2 chromosome 1, PHallii_v3.1, whole genome shotgun sequence genome:
TGGCAACAGTTATTGCTTATTAGAGGAGAAAGGATGCAAACACTAGCCAAGCCTATCTAGATACAAAAGCTTCCACCCCtgtaaagaaacaactggagtTACTGACCTAACTAACTAAAGAATGGTTATCATAAGGCGGTTGATTATACATCCACAGGAAAAACTTCCGAGGACAATCCATTTCTCGATAAGTTCCTTTAAGAGAGATACTTGGCCGTGCCAACATAAGGTATTTCTTGACTTTTAACTCTATACCGCCATCCCCTCACTCCACCTCCTTCCTTTCACTCTTCTTTGTTTTCCTTTTTAGCCGACGCCACACTTACAGTAGGTACATCGAGACCTATCCAATAACCATCTCCCACGCCCCACCGCTGTTGGCGAGACCTTGCTAGCACTCCTCCTTTGTCCAATACCCACCTCTCCTTCATCCTCTTTTGCCTACTTAGGGCTTATTCCTCTTTAACTTCAGCGGCTCTTGACCTCGTATGTTTTCGACGGCTCCCATCGCCAAATCCATGGTCATAGCAACTCTGGTCACCAAGTCTGGTGTCACTTGCAATTCCCGTCGACTGATCTATGGTGACTAGCGGTTCTTGCCACCAAATACGGTGCCACCGACGATTCTTGATGTCAGATTCGCAATCATCGATCACTTCCTTCACCGGATCCGTGGTTATTGGTCACTCCTGCCACCAGATCGATGGTAAATCGATCTCTCCCTCTTTTAGATCCGCGGTCACCAGCAGCTGCTGCCGCCAGATCCATGGTAATCATCCCCTTCCACCACCAGATCCATGATGATCGATCGCTCCCCGCAGCCAAGCTCGTGGGCATCGGTCGCCGCCACCGCCAGATCTGCAGTCATCAGTTGCTCCGTGCTGCCAAACTCGCGGTCATTAGTGGACATCAATCACCAATAACACTTCACTAACTGTCATCGACATATTACTGACTAGCCTCCCTGGCGTCCTCTAAATCCAGACATGTCAAGTGAGTCCTCACACAACACTAATCTTAATTTTCTTCTTTGTTTATTGCGAAATTtgcaaaaaaaagagagagaaaaccTTCCAAAGTTATACAGGTCAAGTTTTCCTATGCTTTTCTTCTTCGTATGCTTATTTTTATAGCAGCTATTATCGCATTTTCTATTGTGTGGAGTGCAACATTTCTATGTTTTGCAAAACAAATAACAAGTACAAACACCAAATATCTAAAAGGGATGCAGCCTCTTACCCTCACATTTCTCTATTTTGTGTTATATATCTATTTTGGAGAGTTGTTCATGTAGCTACTGGGTTAACCCCACCAAAATCAATAGCGCATATGCTTAGAAATTGGTTAACGGACATAAGCAAGAAAGAGAGAAGTTTGATTTTTGTTGGCGCTGCAGTTCTAATGTGTACGATTTGGTGTACACGTAATGATTTGATTTTTGAGAAAAATAATTTACCTCATTTATTTATATAGGCTTTGTTCAGGGGAGCATACTGGTTGCGATTTTGATCCCTGCTACAGCGTGAGGATATAATGAAGACTATCTGTTTGGCAAGCAAGGCATTGGAGTTTGTCGTCTTGGATATCTTTGCCAAGAATGGATGGAAAATCAGTAATAGACTTGGATATCTTTGCTAAGAATGGATGGAGAATCAATAATAGACTTTGCTTTGGATTCCTTCAAGTCGTTTGTGTACTCTTTTCACTATTTTTTCAGTTTATGTGCTGAGAATTTTTAAAAACTTAGCTGTATGTGGTTGCAGAGGCTGGAGACGTTTCTTTTTCTAAAAAATATATCAATCCTTCGGCACACCCTGTCGTTTCATATTCAGTTGTTCATTGCCtttgcccctcgccgccagaGCACCGAGCGAGATCGGCCACCCTCCTGCCTAGCAAACCGAATCTCGCAGGTGGCACTTGCTGATTCAGACTTCATCCATTTGCGGGCAAGGGAGCACTATTGTAGCTTTCCGCTCCAGAAATGGCAATGGCTGTATCTCTACTTCTACACTCTCTAGTCTCTATAGTCTGCGCCATGCGCGCGCTCACGGGCACGATAGATGCCTAGCTAGACGCTTTCAGGGCCACCGCCAATTCCCGGAGGACGAACGCAGCCGAGCCACCTGCGCATCCTCGCCATCAAAGGGCGCGTTTGCTTTCCTGCATCTGCCGTGTCCAGTTTCCAGGGATGCAATAGCTGAACGTTTGATTGGGTGGTGGAGGGGTGAGCCTGGCTGGCGGCATGCAAAAGCGGCCAGCGAGCCTGGCTCCCGGAAAACGAGATTGAAATCCATTTCTCCGGAGGCGGGCTCACCGGATGCAGTTCATTACAGCATCTCCAAAAGTGCTTAAAAAACAATCCTAATAATTGATTTTAGGTATGAAGCTGAAAATCAGCGCTCCAACAGTGGCTTAATTCTATAATTTTTTCCTTACCCACAACCAACCCAATCCCAAACTAGATATCCGCAGGCGCTAACTACTCCCAATCCTGAAATTTGCCGCCGATGCCCGCTAATTCTTCGCTTCCCGCGCCTCCCCACGTGTTTCCCCTCCACGTTGCTGGTGGCTGGATCCTCTCCCTAGACGGTCTCTCCTGGTAAAACAAGCCGATTCAACCATTTATTTGAGTTCTGTCTGCATTTACATCCCCATATTTTGGTGCAGACTGAGAATAATTTTGCACAGTTTCAGCAGCAGAAGAATAGGCTCGTCATCATCGCCCGATGATGATTCATCCAATAAACTTTGAAACAGCGATAGACGGCGACTCATCTGGCGAGATTCCCTTGGTTATGCACTTGCGCCACTGAATGCTTCCATGATGTGCGTAGCTAGCAACAATCCTAACTTGGCCAATTAATCTACTAGATCCTACAGCATCTACGAGATCAATAGCTAGACGGCACAGTCTAGACGGCACAACATGATTGGTCAAGGGATACAGGCGGACTTAGTAAAAAACGGAAGACGATGAAGCGAGAAGAAATATCGGCAAGAGGAAGCAGCGTTCGCTAATCTTCCTGTGAGAATAATCAAGACTGGGCCCACCTTTTGATGATGTGTCACCATTTAAATACTTTTGGGCAAGTATTTTTTGGAAATTGTTGGAAGAGGTGTTATTTTTCACTCCCAATAATTTTTGGCAAAGTCTCAAAACCTATATTTTTACTCTATTTTTTGAGcactcttggagatgctcttagtAAGTTAATGATGGTATTAGCTAATAATTAGCATATTTTAAGGGATATTAGTGATTCTAAAGTAGATTAAGGCTTAATAAGACAATAATAAGTAATATACCGTAGATTCAAACAAAACAGACATGGTCTTAGTATTTAACTTTTTAATTCAAATTAATATAAAATATACTAGTATAACCAACtaaataattattatttatctTGCACGTGTTGGTTCAGTCAACCTGGCTCGTAGATGCGAGCCTGGCTCACCTCAGCTGTTTGGAGTTCCGTCTAACCCGCCACGGCGCGCCACACTTTTTCCACCGCAGGTGTGGCGGCCGTTTTGAGCGCCACAAGTTAGGCACGCCGTGGCGGGTTAGgcggcactccaaacagccccCAAACTTGCCCAAAATCTTCTTCTGCAACTTTGGCAAAGCATGTCGACACTAGCCAACGGACAACAGCTACCGGATTCTTCAGGTCACGGGCTCACGGGACTAGGAGCCGGGAGTGGGAGCtctcggcatcggcgaccggaGCCAGCACGCACACCAAAACGAAAAAAACAAGTACCCCCAACAACGGATAAACGAGGAAGCTTTCCCTTTCATGCAATTCCAGTGCGGTCACGGAGGAGATAAGCCTGAAAGCTGCCTTTGCTAGAGATTTTCAGTATTTACGCAGGCCGGCGCAAAGCACAGGGAGCACGCACGATCGCGGCAAAGCGCATGCCAaaagcagcagcagaggcagatcgCTCCTGAATGGGCCGGTGGTGCGCCATCTCGTGCACAGATTTTTTTTCCACCCCATTCCATTACCAGCGCGGCGCATGGGCGCTATAAATTAGCCGCGGGGCATCCATTCCCCGGCAACAAAGCAGAAGCCGGCTGCTTGGAGCTTTCGAGCAACACCACAACAACAACGAGGCCAAGAAAGGATAAGCGCGCGAGAGGCTTGTAGCTTTGTTGGAGGGAGTGGCAAAGCGATGGGCAGAAGCTGTGAGCAATTGCGAGAGCGGGCGCTGGTGGTTGCGCTTGCCCTCCTCGTGTTGGCGTTCGCGCTCGTGCAGTGCGCGGGCGTCGCCGACGGGGAGAAGCAGGGTGGCGGCCCGGCGGAGACGGACCCCGCGACGAGGCAGACggggccgccgctgccgcccgggTGGACCGGCGACTCCGGGTCCGGCCACGGGTCCAGCCCCGATGGCGGTTCGTGGGAGTATGGCTGGGGCTGGGCTGCGGGGCCTGACGGGAAGGGTGGCGGGTTCGGGTTTGGCTAtggaggcagcggaggtgaaggtggaggtggaggcggtggcggtggtggaccGGGAAGTGGAAAGGCGTTTGGTTTCGGCATTGGCGGGTACAAAGACCACCATGGCGGCTttggagatggcggcggcggcggcggcggttctGGAGGCTACGGTGGTAGCGACGCTGGTGGCTTCGGGGGTGGCGACTCTGCTGGTGGCTTCGGTGGCGGTCAGCATGGAGAAGCTGGCAACGGCGAAGAATATGGCGGCTACGCTGGCGGTTTCGGCGGTGGCGGCCCTGGTAGACACGGCGGCGCTGGTGCCGGTGCCAGAGACGGAGATGGGGCTGGATACGAGGGACCCTTCCGCGGCGGAGGCTGGAGCAAGCGCGGCCACTTCCGCGGCGGAAGGTCAGCGCGGAAGGACGGTGGCGGCAACAACTGAAGCCGCCCGTCGTTGTCTGCAACCATAAGAAGATGATAACCAGCAATGGCAGAAAATATGTTTGGTCTAGCAATGGCAGAAATATGTAGCTATGCGCGATGTAGTATAGTGCCTCTATGGTGTCATCTGCCGTGCTTCTCGTCACAACTCATAAGCGTCCTTATGCAAAGAGTTGAATACGAGGTGAGGTGTAAGAAACATATTATATATACGAGCTTCAGTGTATATGATGCTCCTGCCTCCTGGGGGCTATGCAACTGATGCTTTACCTTTCTCTGGCTGATGGCAGTGCAGATCACTCCCCTGCCTGATGTACAATCAACTAGCAGAAGGTATTACCAATTTACTACAGTGACAGCATTGTTACCAATTATTGACTGAACAAATTTGGAACGAAAACAGAAGTATTGGGCCGACTCCAACAGACAATAGAGATGCTGCCAAACTCACATTGTTCAGTATCTTCTCACGACACTTTGCCAATATTGCTGCTATTATGATTCTTTATCAAACATCAGTAAAATCGATGAACTGATGGAACATAATTGGATCCTTGCAGCACACTGCTGAGGTTCCAAAATCAAAAATAAGCTTAGGACCAGCTAAAACTAGATAATGATGAAGGTAATGCACATATGTCATATTACaaccaaattattagtcgttttggttTTCTATACGCATAGTTTTTGCTATACACCTAAATATATATTATGTccaggtgcatagcaaaatccatgtatctagaaaagccaaaacgactaataatttaggacGAAGGGAATACATTGGTTTAAATTCAGCAACTTCAGACTGTGCACATAGACATATGAGCAATTTAATCAAGCTATCCCAATGTTCAAGAAACACCCAAGATGCTAATCAAGATTCCATCCAAGATGACCAAGGTAGCATTAGACAGAATTCCCATTATATAGCCTCCTCCAGGAGACTGTGCCCATAAAGTTATAAATAGACATTCCTGGAAGCTTACTTACAAAGAAGCGTCCAGAGGACAACAGCTAGTTTGAATTGATTCTTTATTCAGGGTATTAGCTCGCGCAGTACTAGTTAAAACTATAAGGAGTGTACGTTGGATTCTAGGTTCTGATATGATGTTCATTAGATAGAAGCTGAACATGGCATCACGTGTGCCTTTCAGATCCAGTAGACACTCCACACTAAGCAACATATAATTTGAATAAAAAGAAAGTAATGAACAAAGACAAGCATCACGGATAGGGCGCACAATGATAATCTTGGATTATTACTGGTAATGGGTCAACATAACCCCTTGATTCCCCTTGATTTAATACTAGACATATTAAAATGTAATTAATCAATGGGGAAACATTGTGCAGGTGGGCAGGATGAAATAAGGTATTTGTTAATGTGGATCACATGGATTGAGGTTAGCAAAAACAGTAAATTTGCATGATACCACTCATTCCGATGCTTAAAGAAAGAACTGTTTGCAAACTAAAATAGTAAAATTACAAGACAAGTAACATGCAGAAAAAAGTCTCCATCTTAACAAAGAAGGTACAGTACATTCATTAGATAGACAAAAAAATACAAAGGTTTCCAAGGGACTAAATTTAATACAACCGTCCAGTGCACTCAGCAGATCCACAAAAACATGGTTTCATCTTGATGTTGCCATCAGAATCATAAACCTTGTCTATTTCATAATTGTAATCATATGATAGCTCTTTAAGGGGAGGAATATCCTCATAAGCAAAAAACATGATATGAGGCATACTTATGTTATCATGATCATGGAGGACATTCTGTGGGTAAAGGTTGGGGGTGCAACTATGGTTGATGAACCTTGCAAAATTGCCCTGATTCAATGCATCAACAGCAAAGCCATTTTCATCATCTTCAGTAGGGCCATTCTGAAGTGAGGGAATAGTCTTGATCTGGGCCTTCCAACGAGGTACATCATGATAGTTCTTTCCAATAGCAAATAGATATTCATCATTCTTCCTTTTTTGTGCCTCTTCATCCTTCAGTAGCTCTCCTATGTATTCACATACAAAACTTCCATATGGTATGAAGTCAAGAGTTCTTACACCCCACCCCATTGAGTTGGTTTTGAAGGCCTGGAGGCGAAACTTGATTCCATGCTGGCTAACTCTATTGCGACAAGTAGGAGGGCACTTGCACGATGGCCCACACTCATAAATAAGAGGCTTGTCTTCTAAATTTTCACCAATATCATTGTAGGGGAACTCCCCTCCATTTTTCACTAGGCATGCACATTTTTGAGAGACTGAACATCCACCAACACAATCACAACCTGATGGAGGATCTGGCCTATACTTTAGGGGATACTGTATTTGTGAAATGTAGCGAAATGCCATCAGGTACTCGTTTGATATAGAGTTAATAGCAGAAATAGGAACCTTCTCAAGACCTCCGGATATGTCTACAGTGAAAGTGCCATCAAATGATTCCAGCTTTTTAGTTTTCAGAACTTGTATGTTGAATTGTTTCTGCCCTGACATTCTTCTTAGATGAAAGGTATTAACATACTGACCTCCTGCTGTTTTTTCTCTGTGGAATTTCTCAACCAAGTATAAACCACCATATACATAAGTAGTAAGCTGTTTAGGTCGGCAGTCATCACCAAACTCAGTTACTAATGCATGAATAACACGGACAGGCGTATCAGTGTCCATACTCTCCTGTAGTGCCATGTCAGCGCCTTCTAACTTCTGATCACACGTGGCAGCCACTGATCCAACATGTAACAGAAAA
Coding sequences within it:
- the LOC112893786 gene encoding glycine-rich protein 5-like translates to MGRSCEQLRERALVVALALLVLAFALVQCAGVADGEKQGGGPAETDPATRQTGPPLPPGWTGDSGSGHGSSPDGGSWEYGWGWAAGPDGKGGGFGFGYGGSGGEGGGGGGGGGGPGSGKAFGFGIGGYKDHHGGFGDGGGGGGGSGGYGGSDAGGFGGGDSAGGFGGGQHGEAGNGEEYGGYAGGFGGGGPGRHGGAGAGARDGDGAGYEGPFRGGGWSKRGHFRGGRSARKDGGGNN